The Klebsiella quasivariicola region ACTGGGCAAACAGCCAGAAGGTTAAAACGCTTAACACAATCCCCACCAGCAGGCGATCGTTGCCGACAAACGGGGTGTCGCTTATTGTGACAGTGCTCATCGCATGGCCCTCCCGTTTCCGGTGATTAACGCAGATAGTGTTCCGTCAGGCCGCACCATAGCGCCGCCCCGGTCAGCAACAGCGCGTCGTTGAAGTCATAGCCCGGGTTATGCACCATGCAGCGCTCCGGCTCATCGCCCGCGCCGATAGTGAAATAGCTGCCGTGCGGGTGCTGTTCGAGCATAAAGGCGAAATCTTCACTGCCCATAAACGGCTTCACTTCACCCACCTGCTCTGCACCGAACAGCGATGTCGCCACCTCCCGCACCATGGCGTTCGTCGCCGGATCGTTACGCAATACCGGGCTGCCATTGACGTGCGTCAGCGTGGCGGTGGCATTGAAGCTCTCCGCCTGGGCCACGGCAATATCGTGGATCCGCTGCAAAACGGTTTCACGTACCTGCTCATTGAGGGTGCGCACCGTGAGCTTCATCAGCACATGGTCGTTAATGATATTGGGCGCGTGTCCAGCCTGGATGCTGCCGACGGTGACCACCGCCGGTTCAAACGGGGTGATATTCCGCGAGACGATCGACTGCAGCGCGAGGGTGATATGGCAGGCGACCAGCGTGGCATCCACGGTATGCTCCGGTACCGCGCCGTGGCCGCCAACGCCTTTCACCTCAATATGCAGCGTATCGGAGGAGGCCATCATCGCCCCGTCGCGCAGGCCGATCTTGCCCAGCGGCTGACCCGGCATATTGTGCAAGCCGAAGATAGCGTCGCAGGGAAACTGATCAAACAGACCGTCCTCGACCATCACCCGCCCGCCGTACAACAGCTCTTCCGCGGGCTGGAAAATCAGCTGCAGCGTCCCGGTAAACTGGCGGGTGCGCGCCAGATATTCTGCCGCAT contains the following coding sequences:
- a CDS encoding M20 aminoacylase family protein; this translates as MTHPLLEALQVNEAQFIALRRQFHQQPEIGFEEHQTSQEVARLLSEWGYDVHRGLAGTGVVGTLRVGEGKKRLGLRADMDALPMQERSGKPWASQIEGRFHGCGHDGHTTTLLYAAEYLARTRQFTGTLQLIFQPAEELLYGGRVMVEDGLFDQFPCDAIFGLHNMPGQPLGKIGLRDGAMMASSDTLHIEVKGVGGHGAVPEHTVDATLVACHITLALQSIVSRNITPFEPAVVTVGSIQAGHAPNIINDHVLMKLTVRTLNEQVRETVLQRIHDIAVAQAESFNATATLTHVNGSPVLRNDPATNAMVREVATSLFGAEQVGEVKPFMGSEDFAFMLEQHPHGSYFTIGAGDEPERCMVHNPGYDFNDALLLTGAALWCGLTEHYLR